In Brassica napus cultivar Da-Ae chromosome A3, Da-Ae, whole genome shotgun sequence, the sequence GTTGGCGTTAAGCCTTTTAATTCTCACCAATCTATCCAAAGTactattatatacaaaaactgTTAAGTTGTGTTTCAACTTTCAAGTATACTAGATTCTCAGAGTAATCCATCTCAAATACTATCAACAAGTATTTAAATCTTTTGGCCCAAAACCCAACAAACTGAAGAtccaataaacaaaaaaatacatagaTGTGTTTGGTTCGAATTTCTTAATTTACCGGTTTGAAATATAAACCGGTTTGGTTAAAATGAGTTAAAACAAAAACGAGAGTCACGGTTCTTCGCTTTTCCCAATACAAACGCAGAGATATCGTGATCTCTTCAACTCATATCACTTCCGGCGATCTCTCTATCTCTCCGTCGTTCAATGGACGCCGTCGTCCACGCTTGTCCACTCTCCATCACGCGCCTACGCGCACCGCCCTCCGCTTCTTCTCCAACTGTTATCCCGCCGAGATTCCTCTCCATCCACTCCACCTTCTCTCCCACTCTCAGCTCCCTCTCCAAATCCCGAGGTCCTTCAGCCTCCTCCGCCGGCGCCACGTTGATGGCGAAGTCTTCTTCGGTATGCTCTTTTGCGTGCGTCTTAGGGTTTCGGGAATTTCGATAGACCAGGTTGTTTAGGTTATTAGATTCGTCTTTTTTCACTAGGATTGAATGTATACTTAGATCGAACATGGTGAAGTTGCATTTGATCCTTGAATAAGTGTTGTACAAGTAACTAAGGGGGTTTGGTTCGAGCTTATAGGATGTATTTTTGAATGCTACTGTAGCCAAGAAGTGGAGTGTACACTGTTGGTGAGTTCATGACCAAGAAGGATGACTTGCATGTGGTCAAACCTACCACCACTGTTGATGAAGGTATCACTGATTATAAAACTGAATTACAAAATGACTGTTACTGTAGCCAAGAACTGATGTGTATTATGTCACATTTATCTTAtattaattcaaaataatttttaataaatatatataaatagatatatagtTGCTGTacctgtatattttttttttttactgttttcCGTCTCCCCTTTTCTGTCTCTGTATCTGTCTCTCAGATTGCATGTTATAGTGTGTTTTTGTAATTCAATTTTGTAACCATCTCTTTTGTTCCCTTCTCTACAGCTCTAGAAATCCTTGTGGAGAATAGGATTACAGGATTTCCTGTGATAGACCAAGACTGGAAGCTGGTTAGTATCACTTTTGTATGCCTTTACTCATGAGTCCAAACCTAATCCTTGTTGCTGCAGGTTGGGCTTGTTTCAGATTATGATTTGTTGGCTTTGGACTCCATCTCTGGTAAATGGGCCAGCTATCACCTCCTCAATGTATTTGGTTTCCTTTGTTTTCAAAGATATTTTTAGTTTGGGTGGAGAAAGATGAAAGCTACTTGATCACATGGTGGTATAAGATCAATGTTATGATGATGATCTTGTGTCTCATTTGTTGCTAGATAGCACGCTCAAACGTGGAATGATCAAAAAGCTTCTTCTCTAACCTTTCAAATCTTATTTACTGTTTTTCTTGCTTATCTCTATAGGTAGTGGAAGTACAGAAAATGCCATGTTCCCTGAGGTTGACAGCACCTGGAAAGTATGTGGCcctctcttttctttattaACAATTTGAACCCTGAATGATTTTCAGTTCACTCAATTCATATGTTTTTCTCACGTTATCAGCAGTAGATTCTGTGAATTGAACTTTTCGAAGAAGTTGTTTTGACTTAATTGAGTCGATTACCATTGCACATAATTTCATCTTATTGCCTTCAACTCAGCTCCCTTTACAAAATTATGTTAATGTTACATTCAGAGTTCTCTAGTTTAAGTAGACAGAACTCTGGATTAAATGTTGACATAATAAAACTTCTCAATGAATTGTTTCTATGCGTCTCTTGTTttttgtatcttgtaatctttttttgtattttatcgTACTGATCTTGGAAAGAAGACATTTGCAGACTTTCAACGCAGTGCAAAAGCTACTAAGCAAAACCAATGGGAAGCTTGTTGGAGATTTAATGACACCAGCTCCAGTTGTTGTTGAGGAAAATACCAATCTTGAAGATGCTGCTAAGTTACTGTCTTTACCTTTATTTCCATTGCCATCATTTATTTTCTTCTATCTTACATTCTTCTCTAACTTGATCTTCTTGTTCCGTTTTCCCACTAGAATCTTGCTCGAGACCAAATATCGCCGGCTCCCTGTGGTAGATTCTGATGGCAAATTGGTAAGAGAAATTTAACATCTACCTATATTTCATACTTAGTTTGCATTACATCGTTTCTCTCATGCATCGCTTATACTTTTTATATTCCTCCAAATAAAAGGTTGGAATTATCACTAGAGGAAACGTGGTTAGAGCCGCACTTCAAATAAAGCGCACTGGTGATAGGAACGCTTGAATAAGATACAAACAAAAACCAAGAAAATaggttgtagagaagaactcaACATGGATCAAACATTATCCAGATAATAAGAGTGAGTACTAAACAGTGTACCTTGTACTAGAATTATATTAACTTGTATTACAAGAGTTCCGCATCTTATGTCGGTCACAAGGAACTCAGCTTTTGTTGAATTTTGTCTGGTAAGTGGTAAGTACACTACTTGCTTTTTTTACAGAATCAGCTTCTCTTTTTGTTTGATAGGTTAGGTTATCAGATTCTTTGGGTATTTGATTCTCATCCAATTATGCTTTACAAATTATatgtaatttattaaaaacaaaatttaaaaataactttaGTAGTTACGATaatagagatagagagagcTTTAGTTGTTAAGATCGGACAAGTTAAAAGGAGACCCACTTACCATATTTGCCTTGCAAGACACTCTGTGTCTCTGCTGCTTCATCTCCTACTCCAAACACCCACTTCTGTTTCCTTGAGTATCTTGCTTCTTCTGCTGCTATGCACTCACCGTCGTGTTTCCATCCGAATTTTAAATGTTGTACATAACATCATACTAACCGTACTGAAGAGTTCGAACACAATCAAACATCTAACACTTTGAATTTAAACTTTGAGTACGATGATTTAAATTTAGAAATGAGTG encodes:
- the LOC106445505 gene encoding CBS domain-containing protein CBSX1, chloroplastic, with translation MDAVVHACPLSITRLRAPPSASSPTVIPPRFLSIHSTFSPTLSSLSKSRGPSASSAGATLMAKSSSPRSGVYTVGEFMTKKDDLHVVKPTTTVDEALEILVENRITGFPVIDQDWKLVGLVSDYDLLALDSISGSGSTENAMFPEVDSTWKTFNAVQKLLSKTNGKLVGDLMTPAPVVVEENTNLEDAAKILLETKYRRLPVVDSDGKLVGIITRGNVVRAALQIKRTGDRNA